A window of Bdellovibrionales bacterium contains these coding sequences:
- a CDS encoding GNAT family N-acetyltransferase, protein MIEHYNGQYQEIGRIFHSAVIRTALDAYTEEQVQAWASSDRSPEVWKWRCELKRPFVCTRNGVAVGFGELDTDGHIDCLYTDPEHNRTGVGSELVSYMIQVATMNQLQHLFVEANHLAKVFWKAWLQGHQKKRSDLP, encoded by the coding sequence ATGATTGAGCACTATAACGGCCAGTACCAAGAGATTGGTCGCATCTTCCATTCTGCTGTTATTCGAACTGCCCTAGATGCTTACACAGAGGAGCAGGTTCAGGCATGGGCGTCCAGTGATCGGAGCCCTGAAGTTTGGAAATGGCGCTGTGAACTAAAGAGACCATTTGTATGCACAAGAAATGGGGTTGCTGTTGGATTTGGCGAGTTAGACACAGATGGCCATATTGACTGCCTGTATACAGATCCTGAGCATAATAGAACTGGAGTAGGCAGCGAATTGGTGAGTTATATGATTCAAGTTGCAACCATGAACCAATTGCAGCATCTATTTGTTGAAGCCAATCATCTTGCCAAGGTCTTTTGGAAAGCATGGCTTCAAGGTCATCAGAAGAAACGATCTGATTTGCCGTGA
- a CDS encoding DUF4440 domain-containing protein yields MNIKPLSLFFIVTTLVGCASNQVTQTGAEGARTESCKAISEADIASLFDRWNQSLQTGDPHKVVANYAERSILLPTVSNKPRLTPAEKEDYFHHFLENRPSGKIDLRTIELGCNTAVDAGLYTFTFAKTGASVSGRYSYTYRWNGSEWLITSHHSSAMPEKK; encoded by the coding sequence ATGAACATCAAGCCATTGAGTTTGTTTTTTATTGTTACGACCCTTGTAGGGTGTGCCTCAAACCAAGTCACGCAGACCGGTGCAGAAGGTGCACGCACAGAGAGCTGCAAGGCAATTTCCGAAGCGGACATCGCGTCATTGTTCGATCGCTGGAACCAGTCGTTGCAAACAGGTGATCCGCATAAAGTGGTAGCCAACTACGCGGAGCGCTCAATCCTTCTGCCCACTGTTTCAAACAAGCCGCGTCTCACGCCAGCCGAGAAGGAAGATTACTTCCATCACTTTCTGGAGAACCGACCCTCTGGCAAGATTGACTTGCGAACCATTGAACTCGGTTGTAACACTGCGGTTGATGCGGGGCTTTACACATTCACGTTTGCCAAGACAGGAGCGTCGGTCAGCGGACGCTACAGCTATACCTATCGTTGGAATGGTTCGGAGTGGCTAATTACAAGCCACCATTCCTCAGCAATGCCTGAGAAAAAATAG
- a CDS encoding restriction endonuclease, which translates to MNSQFISLTTGSEYTPQQRGYKLEDLFCDLLQLSELEYSRPYKTPDGEQIDGHFRFDKFDYLIESKWEDGVIKQKDLSVFDGKIRGKAQSTRGLFLSANGFDENAVIKFSGDSPRIILMTGEDLALILSGRCSFSMQ; encoded by the coding sequence TTGAATTCTCAGTTTATTTCTCTCACCACCGGCTCCGAATATACCCCACAACAGCGAGGATACAAGCTAGAAGACCTTTTTTGTGATTTGCTTCAGCTGAGTGAGCTTGAATATTCCAGGCCCTATAAGACGCCAGATGGCGAGCAAATCGACGGTCACTTTCGGTTTGATAAATTCGACTACTTGATTGAGTCGAAGTGGGAAGATGGAGTTATCAAGCAAAAGGATTTATCTGTGTTTGATGGAAAAATAAGAGGTAAGGCCCAGAGTACACGGGGTCTATTCTTGTCTGCAAACGGTTTCGACGAGAATGCGGTAATTAAGTTTTCAGGTGATTCTCCCAGAATAATCTTAATGACAGGTGAAGATTTAGCTCTCATTTTATCAGGGAGATGCTCTTTTTCGATGCAATGA
- a CDS encoding VOC family protein, with the protein MFKRKCHEYTVYESPHHIGLTVSNLEESAKFLRPYLAGRKFEGGRLSGHFVSDGQIMLTLWATKEEPVGEFNKNKNVGLHHIAFSIADEESLNRLYVRLKESGVKIEFSPELLGPGPAKHMMCYEPSGIRVEFTWPGN; encoded by the coding sequence ATGTTTAAAAGGAAATGTCATGAATACACCGTTTACGAAAGCCCTCATCATATCGGGCTAACTGTATCGAATCTGGAAGAAAGTGCGAAATTTTTACGTCCTTACTTGGCTGGAAGGAAGTTCGAAGGAGGAAGATTATCCGGCCATTTTGTCAGTGATGGCCAGATTATGCTAACGCTCTGGGCAACAAAAGAAGAGCCAGTGGGCGAATTCAACAAAAACAAGAATGTTGGATTGCACCATATTGCATTTTCTATTGCAGATGAAGAAAGCCTGAATAGATTATACGTGCGCCTAAAAGAAAGTGGTGTAAAAATAGAGTTCTCACCGGAGCTATTGGGGCCGGGTCCGGCAAAGCACATGATGTGCTATGAACCGAGCGGTATTCGCGTGGAGTTCACTTGGCCGGGAAACTGA
- a CDS encoding transposase: protein MVNYFLDRLTSGFVEGLNNKIKVIKRRCYGLKNIGHLFQYLYLDLCDILCMPTKS from the coding sequence GTGGTCAATTATTTTTTAGATCGACTGACGAGTGGGTTTGTTGAAGGGCTTAATAACAAGATCAAAGTCATTAAGCGACGGTGCTATGGTTTGAAAAATATTGGGCATCTTTTCCAATATCTTTATCTGGACCTTTGTGATATTCTTTGTATGCCCACAAAATCATAG
- a CDS encoding GNAT family N-acetyltransferase has protein sequence MAKLWEFPSKEVVLENEAVHITAVNMQIDLVALFWAASFENNETDQFQYHVNVPTMTELPIFEKYLSQKLKKSNEVVYKVFSKRMNCLVGCASLMNIQPEHGTLEIGSIWYCRNAQRTEINTNSMYLLFSYVFEDLKYRRLEWKCNTKNLASMNTATRLGFEYEGTFRQHFVSRGENRDTAWYSIIDSEWKEKERALQNNMIKA, from the coding sequence TTGGCCAAATTATGGGAGTTCCCTTCAAAAGAAGTAGTTCTCGAAAACGAAGCTGTTCACATCACGGCTGTAAATATGCAGATAGATTTGGTTGCATTGTTCTGGGCAGCATCATTTGAAAATAACGAGACTGATCAATTTCAGTATCATGTCAATGTTCCAACTATGACTGAATTGCCCATATTCGAAAAATATTTGTCTCAAAAACTTAAAAAGTCAAACGAGGTTGTTTATAAAGTATTCAGCAAACGCATGAATTGCTTAGTAGGTTGCGCAAGCCTCATGAATATACAGCCGGAGCATGGAACTCTCGAAATCGGTTCGATCTGGTATTGTAGAAACGCACAACGGACCGAAATTAACACTAATTCAATGTATTTGCTGTTTAGTTATGTTTTTGAGGATTTGAAATATCGAAGACTCGAATGGAAATGCAACACAAAGAACTTAGCTAGTATGAACACGGCGACAAGGCTTGGGTTTGAGTACGAAGGGACCTTTCGACAACACTTTGTGAGTCGTGGCGAGAACCGCGATACAGCGTGGTATTCTATCATTGACTCCGAATGGAAGGAGAAGGAAAGAGCTTTGCAGAACAATATGATAAAAGCCTAA